In Hallerella porci, one DNA window encodes the following:
- a CDS encoding MlaD family protein, with protein MKISDKAIGYFSFVAILFILAGVAFGMWNAHKESSTTAVIDFDELGALSPEDPMTENGYLIGHVGSIEWLGDRSRVTVVFDNPVTLREGTQFRNASFALMGQRRVELVRNKDGEVLPKDYIFRGEFVPGITESLRFISDLYQQVMLSRDAILTILNGSDTSSGVVQKYQTALQNVENLLQHFDKTATLAQDKIQSLLAQAETASETINRTADATDSLVQIATLKADSAIRHTQSALADISLGLEKIDAIARKVQEDSLAKNLLETKDLIEKVSQLSQKLTAVIQGINPKDIAVYDEKGNRIKLITWKNMHIWGGKARDKHK; from the coding sequence ATGAAAATTTCGGACAAGGCAATCGGCTACTTTTCATTCGTCGCAATTCTTTTCATCCTTGCGGGCGTTGCCTTTGGCATGTGGAATGCGCACAAAGAAAGTTCCACGACTGCGGTCATTGACTTTGACGAACTCGGCGCTCTTTCTCCCGAAGATCCGATGACCGAAAACGGTTACTTAATCGGACATGTCGGATCCATCGAATGGCTCGGCGATCGTTCCCGCGTTACCGTCGTTTTTGATAATCCGGTGACCCTTCGCGAAGGCACGCAATTTCGCAATGCATCGTTTGCGTTAATGGGTCAACGGCGCGTTGAACTCGTCCGCAATAAAGACGGCGAAGTTCTCCCGAAAGATTATATTTTCCGCGGTGAATTTGTTCCAGGCATTACCGAATCGCTGCGATTCATCTCGGATTTATATCAGCAAGTCATGCTTTCGCGCGATGCCATTCTCACCATCTTAAACGGAAGCGATACGTCTTCGGGAGTCGTGCAAAAATATCAAACCGCTTTGCAAAATGTGGAAAATCTGCTGCAGCATTTTGATAAAACAGCAACTCTTGCGCAAGATAAAATTCAAAGTCTTCTCGCCCAAGCAGAAACCGCTTCAGAGACCATTAACCGCACCGCCGACGCAACGGATTCTCTCGTTCAAATCGCAACTCTCAAAGCCGACAGCGCCATTCGCCATACGCAAAGCGCCCTCGCCGATATTTCTCTCGGACTCGAAAAAATCGACGCCATCGCCCGCAAAGTTCAAGAAGATTCTCTCGCCAAAAATTTGCTTGAAACAAAAGACTTAATCGAAAAAGTTTCTCAACTTTCCCAAAAATTAACCGCAGTCATCCAAGGAATCAATCCCAAAGACATCGCCGTTTACGACGAAAAAGGCAACCGCATCAAGCTCATCACTTGGAAAAATATGCACATCTGGGGCGGCAAAGCGAGAGACAAGCATAAATAA
- a CDS encoding sensor domain-containing diguanylate cyclase, translating into MKKVLKSIAQMDEYKAANDRLIVINEPECKRKFIEKELEEIKKVLPEAKIVGMTTLGPLTPQTIAQKNTAISLMLFSKSTVSILEADCHDQDQFKIGALFGQKIQGMDHPQGAYCISSCARLCPDKIIDLARNGNEDVPVFGAQAGSKNANVDESKIFTHNAIYEMGVVFAVFCGKELEITTDFNLGWHPLGSEHLVTESSNGLVSKIDGKPAADLYKKYLGVYTDETFYEHTCAFPLLVPSGNHPVAKVAIGFEGSSMMFSTGLAAGTKVYLAYSKSEYLLKDTLSSANKMRLFHPEAVMIFACMNRRIFMGNENADKEFNYYRQVMPELCWSYGYGEILQTKDGGGILNSTFVAIGFREKSKKKPKTIPLIVDESLKVKPDAVPLADRLVSFLEATSEELHNTILQLENLAEHDQLTGLYNRRKLNEILSYELNKRHKEDDLSVLMFDIDWFKNINDTYGHSEGDHVLVKLSKLVSETIRSCDVLGRWGGEEFICILSNTPLKGAQILAERIRKKVEEADFSPVPKLTISLGITAVHVNETHESFFLRLDKALYDAKKSGRNRTCSR; encoded by the coding sequence TTGAAAAAGGTTTTAAAATCCATCGCTCAAATGGACGAATATAAAGCGGCAAATGATCGGCTCATCGTCATCAACGAGCCCGAATGCAAACGCAAATTTATCGAAAAAGAACTCGAGGAAATTAAGAAAGTTCTTCCCGAAGCAAAAATTGTGGGCATGACCACTTTGGGACCGTTAACGCCTCAAACGATTGCGCAGAAAAATACCGCGATTTCGCTGATGCTTTTTTCTAAATCCACCGTTTCTATTTTAGAGGCCGATTGTCACGATCAAGATCAATTCAAAATCGGAGCTCTCTTCGGGCAAAAAATTCAAGGAATGGATCATCCGCAAGGCGCTTATTGCATTTCGAGTTGCGCAAGACTTTGCCCCGATAAAATCATCGACCTCGCCCGCAATGGCAACGAAGATGTCCCCGTATTCGGCGCACAAGCGGGCTCTAAAAATGCAAATGTCGACGAATCCAAAATTTTTACGCACAATGCCATTTACGAAATGGGCGTCGTCTTCGCCGTTTTCTGCGGAAAAGAACTTGAAATTACAACCGATTTCAATTTGGGTTGGCATCCGCTCGGCAGCGAACATCTCGTTACCGAATCGAGCAACGGTCTCGTTTCAAAAATCGATGGAAAGCCCGCAGCGGATTTATACAAAAAATATTTAGGCGTTTATACCGACGAAACTTTTTACGAACACACTTGTGCGTTTCCTCTTTTAGTTCCCAGCGGAAATCATCCCGTCGCTAAAGTTGCCATCGGATTTGAAGGCAGCAGCATGATGTTTTCCACAGGACTTGCCGCCGGCACAAAAGTTTATCTTGCGTATTCAAAGTCCGAATATTTGTTAAAAGATACGCTGAGCTCCGCCAATAAAATGCGCCTTTTTCACCCCGAAGCGGTGATGATTTTTGCGTGCATGAACCGCCGCATTTTTATGGGCAACGAAAACGCGGACAAAGAATTTAATTACTACCGTCAAGTGATGCCCGAACTTTGCTGGAGTTACGGCTACGGTGAAATTTTACAAACGAAAGACGGCGGAGGCATTTTAAATTCCACATTCGTCGCCATCGGATTCCGCGAAAAATCAAAAAAGAAACCGAAAACAATTCCGTTAATCGTTGACGAATCTCTCAAAGTCAAACCCGATGCGGTTCCCCTTGCCGATCGTCTCGTTTCGTTCCTCGAAGCCACTTCCGAAGAATTGCACAACACCATTCTTCAATTAGAAAATCTCGCGGAACACGATCAGCTCACCGGACTTTATAACCGTCGCAAGCTCAACGAAATTTTGTCTTACGAACTCAACAAACGTCACAAAGAAGACGACCTTTCCGTTTTGATGTTCGACATTGATTGGTTCAAAAACATCAACGATACATACGGACACAGCGAAGGCGACCACGTTTTGGTCAAGCTTTCAAAACTCGTTTCCGAAACAATTCGTTCTTGCGATGTTCTCGGGCGTTGGGGCGGTGAAGAATTTATTTGCATTCTTTCAAATACGCCGTTAAAGGGCGCGCAAATTCTCGCAGAACGCATTCGCAAAAAAGTTGAAGAAGCAGACTTTTCTCCAGTTCCAAAACTCACGATTAGTTTGGGAATTACCGCAGTCCACGTCAACGAAACTCACGAAAGTTTCTTCTTGCGTTTGGACAAAGCACTTTACGACGCCAAAAAATCAGGGCGCAACCGCACCTGTTCGCGATAA
- a CDS encoding CBM35 domain-containing protein gives MNHFSLASALACAIFTAQVFAASPTIKVDFDMSGRQSAEVTEPNFTRWMVSGVSSKDTTISGVKINIAKGSVGTNLRSTYYKIAVQSPNYARLVGDGVKVDGGDNGGEISLTFSNLQNGENSILLYLNHPDDYTTNKPSDIDVYVNGVKQASVAPTVRALANDKAAFAYMTFKVTNGTVDIALKPRGNNTIKNVILNGFELNVANVAAQAKSPVPSDLNMHAAHNHGAMTLSWNAANGAKKHQIYLGLDSLAVVNANTKSADYKGEQTSTSYQVSNLTPLQSYFWRVDEVDGNGIITKGNVWKFQPGRLAFDDAEGYGRMAVGGRGGKVVYVTNLNDDGAGSLREACTADIGPRTIVFKVAGMIQLKSRLVCNHDFTTIAGQTAPGKGITIKSAPIGFTGHDMIVRFMRVRLGYGTTYDGMGLTGGDNSILDHASISWTIDEAFSSRGGKNLTLQRTLISEALNIADHQNYPKGTGHGYAATIGGDVGSFHHNLLAHNEGRNWSMGGGLDGNGYYAGRLDIFNNVVYNWEGRVTDGGAHEVNFVGNYYKAGAASRVLDYVLKADLEGTGKGSQAYYFHNNILQLKDGKFKCDGTKDDCGRTYTLSNGQKLDWTIWNAKPFFESYAKIQSATAAYKDVLSDVGQRMPVFDDHDTRIIKEVKNGTYTYTGSVGKMPGIPDRETDVGGWENYPSVSWADDYDSDLDGLPDWWEKMYGTNPKSAKGDFSDANKDRLNDGWTELERYLEWMARAHYTFENGETQTIDLSQFTKGYDNGTYQLSNIPSGVNAKVNGSKMTVSLSENFAGIGYITFTLTDKSGDTFTRKIGVTQAKAISELPKSSSSITPVSSSSIEKSSSSISSSSSSEISSSSIKPESSSSIRSGNIYQAEDGKMTNATFADKNAGFNGSGYVNFAGEGNSIVEIPVNVKEAGEYNVIFTYAIGKSESRRLKISAGENSSIAECESTGAWNVWKTQSVSLKLNAGENKIQIETVDGDGPNLDQIEIQAAKSTAIQTLQTNAFHYSVAKGIVYLNGIPQNAKISVFDLSGKNLMSQKNVVTQNGSALVNLQNFGNGIYLIHISGKTASGNFAKNLKIKK, from the coding sequence ATGAATCATTTTTCTTTGGCTAGTGCTTTAGCTTGTGCGATTTTTACAGCACAAGTTTTTGCAGCATCCCCGACAATCAAAGTGGATTTTGATATGAGCGGCAGGCAAAGTGCCGAAGTCACGGAGCCGAATTTTACGCGTTGGATGGTGAGCGGAGTAAGTTCAAAAGATACAACAATTAGTGGCGTCAAAATCAACATTGCAAAAGGAAGTGTCGGCACAAATCTTCGGAGCACTTATTATAAAATCGCAGTGCAATCGCCCAATTATGCGCGCCTTGTCGGCGACGGCGTGAAAGTCGATGGCGGCGATAACGGTGGCGAAATTTCTTTGACATTTTCGAATTTGCAAAACGGTGAAAATTCCATTTTGCTTTATTTAAATCATCCGGATGATTACACGACAAATAAACCAAGCGACATCGACGTTTATGTGAACGGGGTAAAGCAGGCCTCCGTAGCTCCGACGGTACGGGCGCTTGCCAATGACAAGGCCGCTTTTGCGTATATGACTTTTAAGGTGACGAACGGGACGGTGGACATTGCGTTAAAGCCCCGAGGAAACAATACGATCAAGAATGTGATTTTGAACGGTTTTGAATTGAATGTGGCAAATGTTGCGGCTCAAGCAAAATCGCCTGTGCCAAGTGATTTGAACATGCATGCTGCGCATAATCATGGTGCGATGACTCTCAGCTGGAATGCTGCAAATGGTGCAAAAAAACATCAGATTTATTTGGGGCTAGATTCTTTGGCAGTTGTGAATGCGAATACAAAAAGTGCTGATTATAAAGGCGAACAAACAAGCACTTCTTATCAAGTTTCCAATTTGACACCTTTGCAAAGTTACTTTTGGCGAGTCGATGAAGTCGATGGAAATGGAATCATCACAAAAGGAAATGTTTGGAAATTTCAGCCGGGGCGTTTAGCGTTTGACGATGCCGAAGGCTACGGGCGCATGGCAGTCGGAGGCCGTGGCGGAAAAGTCGTTTACGTGACAAATTTAAATGACGATGGCGCAGGTTCTTTGCGCGAGGCGTGCACCGCAGATATTGGCCCTAGAACGATTGTATTTAAAGTCGCGGGAATGATTCAACTCAAAAGTCGCTTAGTTTGCAATCACGATTTTACAACGATTGCGGGGCAAACGGCTCCTGGAAAAGGCATTACGATTAAAAGTGCTCCGATTGGTTTTACGGGTCACGATATGATTGTTCGCTTTATGCGTGTGCGCTTAGGTTATGGCACAACTTACGATGGCATGGGTTTAACCGGCGGCGATAATAGCATTTTAGATCATGCAAGTATCAGTTGGACAATTGACGAAGCGTTTTCCAGTCGCGGCGGAAAAAATTTAACTCTTCAACGCACGTTAATTTCTGAAGCATTAAATATTGCGGACCATCAAAATTATCCGAAGGGAACTGGCCACGGATATGCAGCGACAATCGGCGGCGATGTCGGATCTTTTCATCATAATTTATTAGCGCATAACGAAGGCCGCAACTGGAGTATGGGCGGAGGCCTTGATGGGAACGGTTATTATGCAGGTCGCCTCGATATTTTTAATAATGTCGTTTACAACTGGGAAGGTCGTGTGACCGATGGCGGCGCGCACGAAGTAAATTTTGTCGGGAATTATTACAAAGCAGGAGCCGCTTCGCGCGTTTTGGATTATGTCTTAAAAGCTGATTTAGAAGGAACGGGAAAAGGTTCGCAGGCGTATTATTTTCACAATAATATTTTGCAACTGAAAGATGGAAAATTCAAATGCGATGGCACGAAAGATGATTGCGGTCGCACCTATACTTTGAGCAATGGACAAAAACTCGATTGGACAATTTGGAATGCAAAACCATTCTTTGAATCGTATGCAAAAATTCAAAGCGCAACCGCAGCCTACAAAGATGTTTTAAGCGATGTCGGCCAACGGATGCCTGTGTTTGATGATCACGATACGCGAATCATAAAAGAAGTGAAAAATGGCACTTACACTTATACGGGTTCTGTGGGAAAAATGCCCGGAATTCCAGACCGCGAAACCGATGTGGGCGGCTGGGAAAATTATCCGAGCGTTTCGTGGGCAGATGATTACGATTCCGATTTAGACGGGCTCCCGGATTGGTGGGAAAAAATGTATGGCACCAATCCAAAATCTGCCAAGGGCGATTTTAGCGATGCGAATAAAGACCGCTTAAACGACGGCTGGACAGAACTCGAACGTTACTTAGAATGGATGGCTCGTGCGCATTACACTTTTGAAAATGGCGAAACGCAGACGATTGATTTGTCGCAATTCACGAAAGGTTACGATAACGGAACTTATCAACTTTCAAATATTCCAAGCGGCGTTAACGCAAAAGTAAACGGCTCTAAGATGACTGTTTCGTTAAGCGAAAATTTTGCGGGTATCGGATACATTACTTTTACTTTGACGGATAAATCTGGCGATACATTTACTCGAAAAATCGGCGTGACCCAAGCGAAAGCGATTTCGGAATTGCCAAAATCCAGTTCTTCTATAACTCCCGTTTCGAGTTCATCCATAGAAAAATCTTCGAGTTCAATTTCTTCAAGTTCTTCGTCGGAAATTTCAAGCTCGTCTATTAAACCCGAATCGAGCTCGAGCATTCGCAGCGGAAATATTTACCAAGCCGAAGACGGTAAAATGACCAATGCAACTTTCGCAGATAAAAACGCTGGATTTAACGGAAGCGGTTATGTGAATTTTGCAGGCGAAGGAAATTCGATTGTCGAAATTCCGGTGAATGTCAAAGAGGCGGGCGAGTATAATGTGATTTTCACTTATGCGATTGGAAAATCGGAATCGCGTCGATTAAAAATTTCTGCGGGCGAAAATTCAAGTATCGCGGAATGCGAATCAACGGGCGCGTGGAATGTTTGGAAAACGCAAAGCGTTTCGTTAAAACTCAACGCCGGCGAAAATAAAATTCAAATTGAAACGGTCGATGGCGATGGTCCGAATTTAGACCAAATTGAAATTCAAGCGGCCAAGTCCACGGCGATTCAAACTCTTCAAACAAATGCGTTCCACTATAGCGTTGCCAAAGGAATTGTTTACTTAAACGGAATTCCACAAAATGCAAAAATTTCTGTCTTTGATTTGAGCGGGAAAAATTTGATGAGCCAAAAAAATGTGGTGACGCAAAATGGTTCTGCTTTAGTCAATTTGCAAAACTTCGGAAATGGAATTTATCTGATTCATATTTCGGGAAAAACTGCGAGCGGAAACTTTGCCAAGAATTTGAAAATCAAGAAATAA
- a CDS encoding SUI1 family translation initiation factor (involved in start site selection during the initiation of translation), protein MEERSTLVYVSGQGRIEQPKAQPVRPKTDGIVRILLKRLGGNKMVSVVSGLDVAEEDLADLGRDLKRKCGTGGTVKNFQIEIQGDKRNVLKAELEKRGFTVKLAGG, encoded by the coding sequence ATGGAAGAACGTTCGACTCTCGTTTATGTCAGCGGGCAAGGGCGCATTGAACAGCCGAAGGCGCAGCCTGTCCGTCCGAAAACCGATGGCATTGTCCGTATTTTGCTCAAACGGCTCGGCGGAAATAAAATGGTCAGCGTCGTCTCGGGCTTAGATGTCGCCGAAGAGGATCTCGCCGATCTCGGACGTGATTTAAAACGAAAATGTGGAACCGGCGGAACGGTGAAAAATTTTCAAATCGAAATTCAAGGCGATAAACGAAATGTTTTAAAAGCGGAACTTGAAAAGCGAGGCTTTACCGTCAAATTGGCGGGCGGTTAA